In Streptomyces sp. NBC_00878, a single window of DNA contains:
- a CDS encoding sensor histidine kinase, producing the protein MNTSGDNGDTGDDKALGGRARTAALAGVRALPLAVVALAGSLTLFVLSAVSIVLVPLGIGIVTTPWVLAAVRGFANWRRLVAAQWCGVRIPLAYRPVPKDANPWERCFGMLRDPATWRDLLWLPVDMIAGTVTALLPAALLVYPFEGFALGAGLWRVFTDGTRVGWWYGFVPISGQLSALGAAALGAALLVTGVYTAPLLLRVHFLLARSVLGSGRGELAERVRVLTETRRDAVDTSAAELRRIERDLHDGAQARLVAMGMDLGTVEALIEKDPAKAKQLLAQARQSSADALTELRDLVRGIHPPVLAERGLGDAVRALALRLPISTEVAVELRARLGAPVESAAYFAVSEVLTNAVKHSGADRIWVDVHHVPERGGLLRIAVTDDGSGGATIGGGSGLSGVERRLGTFDGVLAVSSPAGGPTMVTMEIPCELS; encoded by the coding sequence ATGAACACGAGCGGGGACAACGGGGACACCGGGGACGACAAGGCCCTCGGCGGGCGGGCACGTACCGCCGCGCTCGCCGGAGTGCGGGCGCTGCCGCTGGCCGTCGTGGCGCTGGCCGGGTCGCTCACCCTCTTCGTCCTGTCCGCCGTGTCGATCGTCCTCGTACCGCTGGGCATCGGCATCGTCACGACGCCCTGGGTGCTGGCGGCCGTACGCGGGTTCGCGAACTGGCGGCGCCTGGTGGCGGCCCAGTGGTGCGGTGTGCGGATCCCGCTCGCGTATCGGCCGGTCCCGAAGGACGCCAATCCGTGGGAGCGGTGCTTCGGGATGCTTCGCGATCCGGCGACCTGGCGGGATCTGCTGTGGCTGCCGGTCGACATGATCGCGGGTACGGTCACGGCGCTGCTGCCCGCCGCGCTGCTCGTCTATCCCTTCGAGGGGTTCGCGCTGGGCGCCGGGCTGTGGCGGGTCTTCACGGACGGCACTCGGGTGGGCTGGTGGTACGGGTTCGTGCCGATCAGCGGGCAGCTCAGCGCCCTCGGCGCGGCCGCGCTGGGCGCCGCCCTGCTGGTCACCGGCGTCTACACGGCTCCGCTGCTGCTGCGCGTCCACTTCCTGCTGGCCCGCTCCGTCCTCGGGTCCGGCCGGGGCGAGCTCGCCGAGCGGGTCCGCGTCCTCACCGAGACCCGGCGCGACGCCGTGGACACCTCGGCGGCCGAACTGCGCCGGATCGAACGGGACCTGCACGACGGGGCGCAGGCCCGGCTGGTCGCGATGGGCATGGATCTCGGCACGGTCGAGGCGCTGATCGAGAAGGATCCGGCGAAGGCCAAGCAGTTGCTCGCACAGGCCCGGCAGTCCTCCGCCGACGCGCTCACCGAACTGCGGGACCTGGTCCGCGGCATCCACCCGCCGGTCCTCGCGGAGCGCGGACTCGGCGACGCCGTACGGGCGTTGGCGCTGCGGCTGCCGATCAGTACGGAGGTGGCGGTGGAGCTGCGCGCCCGGCTCGGGGCGCCGGTGGAGTCCGCCGCGTACTTCGCCGTCAGCGAGGTCCTCACGAACGCCGTCAAGCACTCGGGCGCCGACCGCATCTGGGTCGACGTGCACCACGTCCCGGAGCGGGGCGGCCTGCTGCGGATCGCCGTCACCGACGACGGCAGCGGCGGCGCCACGATCGGCGGGGGTTCGGGGCTCTCCGGAGTCGAGCGGCGACTCGGTACATTCGACGGCGTCCTGGCCGTCAGCAGTCCCGCGGGCGGCCCCACCATGGTGACCATGGAGATCCCTTGCGAGTTGTCCTAG
- a CDS encoding NAD-dependent epimerase/dehydratase family protein, translated as MRLLTLGGTEFVGRAVVEAALARGWDVTVFHRGRHEPPAGVRSLHGDRTAPDGLAALAGTDEEWDVVVDTWSAAPRVVRDAARLLAHRARRYVYVSSCSVYAWPPPAGYDEDSPPVADASPDAEQTDYARDKRGGELAVLEAFGAERSLLVRAGLILGPYENIGRLPWWLGRMARGGPVLAPGPRDLPLQYVDVRDLAEWTLGAAETGAAGPYNVISPSGHATMGALLDACVQVTGGTAGDPVAGGTARGQVTEGAARGQVAGDPVGGRRAGGPAELRWTDPDVVLAAGIEPWLELPVWVPPGSESYGALHRADVSRAVRDGLRCRPVVETVADTWSWLQSIGGTAPQRPDRPVVGLDPSVEAKVLGG; from the coding sequence ATGAGACTTCTGACGCTGGGTGGTACGGAGTTCGTGGGCCGGGCCGTCGTGGAGGCGGCGCTCGCCCGCGGCTGGGACGTGACCGTCTTCCACCGGGGACGCCACGAACCTCCGGCGGGCGTACGGTCCCTGCACGGCGACCGGACCGCGCCCGACGGGCTCGCGGCGCTGGCCGGGACCGACGAGGAGTGGGACGTCGTCGTCGACACCTGGTCCGCGGCCCCGCGGGTGGTCCGGGACGCGGCTCGGCTGCTGGCGCACCGCGCCCGGCGATACGTGTACGTGTCGAGCTGTTCCGTGTACGCCTGGCCGCCGCCGGCGGGATACGACGAGGACAGCCCGCCGGTGGCGGACGCCTCCCCGGACGCCGAACAGACCGACTACGCGCGCGACAAGCGGGGCGGCGAACTGGCCGTGCTCGAAGCCTTCGGGGCGGAGCGCTCGCTCCTCGTACGGGCCGGGCTGATCCTCGGCCCGTACGAGAACATCGGGCGCCTGCCGTGGTGGCTCGGCCGGATGGCACGCGGCGGGCCCGTCCTCGCACCCGGCCCCCGTGACCTCCCGCTCCAGTACGTCGACGTCCGCGATCTGGCCGAGTGGACGCTCGGGGCGGCGGAGACGGGTGCGGCCGGGCCGTACAACGTCATCAGCCCGTCGGGCCACGCGACGATGGGGGCACTGCTCGACGCGTGCGTCCAGGTCACCGGAGGCACCGCGGGCGACCCGGTCGCGGGAGGCACAGCGCGCGGCCAAGTCACGGAAGGCGCCGCGCGCGGCCAGGTCGCTGGGGACCCCGTGGGCGGCCGGCGCGCGGGCGGCCCTGCCGAGCTTCGGTGGACCGACCCCGACGTCGTTCTCGCGGCCGGGATCGAGCCGTGGCTGGAGTTGCCGGTGTGGGTGCCGCCGGGGTCGGAGTCGTACGGCGCGCTGCATCGGGCGGATGTGTCCCGGGCGGTACGGGACGGGCTCCGGTGCCGACCGGTCGTCGAGACGGTGGCCGACACCTGGAGCTGGCTCCAGAGCATCGGCGGGACCGCTCCCCAGCGCCCCGACCGCCCGGTGGTCGGGCTCGACCCCTCCGTGGAGGCGAAGGTCCTGGGCGGCTGA
- a CDS encoding winged helix-turn-helix domain-containing protein translates to MANTRTFSSVATGPSAVPSPVPATGSARHRLRAVDRDEVVDVTDLLPPGATWLPAPPHTLPTLPGRPPMIGYLVLVPADQPSLLPVAVPDALRETGRAELGDFRGSGDSDDDSLVRVDTARRTAEVGGQPLDLTYLEFELLSHLVAHPHQVHSRDQLVTTVWGYGHVGDGRTVDVHVARLRRKLGAEHRNAIQTVRRVGYKYTPPTGS, encoded by the coding sequence ATGGCGAACACCCGCACCTTCTCGTCCGTTGCCACCGGCCCGTCCGCGGTCCCCTCCCCCGTGCCTGCCACGGGCTCGGCGCGCCACAGGCTGCGTGCCGTCGACCGGGACGAGGTGGTCGACGTCACCGACCTCCTCCCGCCGGGCGCCACCTGGCTGCCCGCTCCCCCGCACACCCTGCCCACGCTGCCGGGCCGGCCGCCGATGATCGGATACCTGGTCCTCGTACCGGCCGACCAGCCGTCTCTCCTGCCGGTCGCCGTACCGGACGCGCTGCGTGAGACGGGCCGGGCGGAGCTCGGGGACTTCCGGGGCTCCGGGGACTCCGACGACGACTCCCTCGTACGCGTCGACACCGCGCGGCGTACGGCCGAAGTCGGCGGGCAGCCGCTGGACCTCACGTATCTGGAGTTCGAGCTGCTCTCGCACCTGGTGGCGCATCCGCACCAGGTGCACAGCCGCGATCAGCTGGTCACCACGGTGTGGGGCTACGGACACGTGGGCGACGGCCGGACCGTGGACGTCCACGTCGCCCGGCTGCGCCGCAAGCTCGGCGCGGAGCACCGGAACGCGATCCAGACGGTGCGGCGCGTGGGGTACAAGTACACGCCGCCGACCGGGAGTTGA
- the glnII gene encoding glutamine synthetase: MTFKAEYIWIDGTEPTAKLRSKTKIMADDAKGAELPIWGFDGSSTNQAEGHASDRVLKPVAVFPDPIRGGDDVLVMCEVLNIDMTPHESNTRAALTEVSDKFAAQEPIFGIEQEYTFFDGERPLGFPVGGFPAPQGGYYCGVGADEIFGREIVEAHLDNCLKAGLAISGINAEVMPGQWEFQVGPVSPLEVSDHLWVARWLLYRTAEDFDVSATLDPKPVKGDWNGAGAHTNFSTKAMREGYDAIITACESLGEGSKPLDHVKNYGAGIDDRLTGLHETAPWNEYSYGVSNRGASVRIPWQVEKDGKGYIEDRRPNANVDPYVVTRLIVDTCCSALEKAGQV, translated from the coding sequence GTGACCTTCAAGGCTGAGTACATCTGGATCGACGGCACCGAGCCGACGGCCAAGCTCCGTTCGAAGACGAAGATAATGGCCGACGACGCCAAGGGTGCGGAGCTGCCGATCTGGGGCTTCGACGGGTCGTCCACGAACCAGGCCGAAGGTCACGCCTCCGACCGCGTGCTCAAGCCGGTCGCCGTCTTCCCGGACCCGATCCGCGGCGGCGACGACGTGCTCGTCATGTGCGAGGTCCTCAACATCGACATGACGCCGCACGAGTCCAACACCCGTGCCGCGCTCACCGAGGTCTCGGACAAGTTCGCCGCGCAGGAGCCGATCTTCGGCATCGAGCAGGAGTACACCTTCTTCGACGGCGAGCGCCCGCTCGGCTTCCCCGTCGGCGGCTTCCCGGCCCCGCAGGGCGGCTACTACTGCGGCGTCGGCGCCGACGAGATCTTCGGCCGTGAGATCGTCGAGGCCCACCTGGACAACTGTCTCAAGGCCGGTCTCGCCATCTCCGGCATCAACGCCGAGGTCATGCCCGGCCAGTGGGAGTTCCAGGTCGGCCCGGTCTCCCCGCTGGAGGTCTCGGACCACCTGTGGGTGGCCCGCTGGCTGCTCTACCGCACCGCCGAGGACTTCGACGTCTCCGCGACGCTGGACCCGAAGCCGGTGAAGGGCGACTGGAACGGCGCCGGTGCGCACACCAACTTCTCCACGAAGGCGATGCGCGAGGGCTACGACGCGATCATCACCGCGTGCGAGTCGCTGGGCGAGGGCTCCAAGCCGCTCGACCACGTCAAGAACTACGGCGCCGGCATCGACGACCGGCTGACGGGTCTGCACGAGACCGCCCCGTGGAACGAGTACTCCTACGGTGTGTCCAACCGTGGTGCCTCGGTGCGGATCCCCTGGCAGGTCGAGAAGGACGGCAAGGGGTACATCGAGGACCGTCGTCCCAACGCCAACGTCGACCCGTACGTGGTGACGCGGCTGATCGTCGACACGTGCTGCTCTGCCCTCGAGAAGGCCGGGCAGGTCTGA
- a CDS encoding ArsC/Spx/MgsR family protein, whose protein sequence is MEIWINPACSKCRGALKLLDEEGATYTVRRYLEDVPSEAEIREVLDRLGLEPWDITRTQEAEAKELGMKEWARDAGSRARWVKALAERPRLIQRPIITAEDGTAVVARTDEAVRDALGR, encoded by the coding sequence ATGGAGATCTGGATCAATCCGGCCTGTTCGAAGTGCCGCGGCGCCCTCAAGCTGCTGGACGAGGAGGGGGCCACGTACACGGTTCGGCGCTATCTGGAGGACGTGCCGAGCGAGGCCGAGATCCGGGAGGTCCTGGACCGGCTGGGGCTGGAGCCCTGGGACATCACCCGGACCCAGGAAGCCGAGGCGAAGGAACTGGGGATGAAGGAGTGGGCCCGGGACGCCGGTTCACGGGCGCGGTGGGTCAAGGCTCTGGCGGAGCGTCCTCGGCTCATCCAGCGCCCGATCATCACCGCGGAGGACGGAACCGCCGTCGTGGCCCGTACGGATGAGGCCGTGCGGGACGCCTTGGGACGTTAG
- a CDS encoding AAA family ATPase, whose protein sequence is MNGDGPPLPDPAGHPLPGAAGHPLSGPAGHPVGRDHDLGLIRELVDEAMVSGGALLLSGDPGVGKTVLLDAAAEQAHGAGMRVVRAAGVEFESTITFAGLHQVLQPLLPGLDRLTDPHRTALSVALGLDQGAPSDQLLVSNAALTLLVQAAVERPLLVIVDDLPWLDRASAVVLGFVARRLGGSRVGFLGAFRSDEGSFFEGGGLPHHHVQPLDTTAAAALIQARSPSLAPRVRERLLAEAQGNPLALLELPLALSAPQRSGSGVPDLLPLSRRLQAVFASRVEALPAATRLFLLYAVLDGTGDLHVLASAGFERTGMEDLAIAERAGLVYVDEGTGRLAFRHPLTRSAVVELSTSGLRREVHRALAEQRADRPERRAWHLAHATVEPTEEVAVLLEELARDNVRRGDAGGAIAALLRAAELSPRGYERSRRIAEAAYLGADLTGDLRDVPRLLEEARLADGGRAGPLVAAVAAAHHILLSGEGDLDTAHRLLVGAIEMQHQPYDATDATMNDALYTLAWLCQNSQRPELWEPLHRALSLLKPEIPDQLALTLSTMADPARTAPPALGRLDQVITSLDQDADPVRVVRTAMASLYVDRLPGCRTALRRVLRDGRDNLMLTVEIQGLVYLGRDQFAAGEWDELETQAAQGRDLGEAHSYQLLSTEFLYQRALVAAARGDEKATRALTDEMTLWATPRGVSSYLSCASHARALAALGRGRFEDAYRHACAISRAGELASHVPPALFVIMDLVEAAVRTGRVEEAAAHAAAAREAGIAAISPRLAMLVNASAAIAAVDHPDAIELFEEALAEPGTERWPFERARVQLAYGERLRRAKSTTEARTRLGDAIDTFERLGALPWAARAGNELRATGLSLGAAAVTGPASLTPQQREIAMLAAAGLTNKQIAERLFLSPRTVAAHLRQLFPKLGVASRAALRDALADTPPE, encoded by the coding sequence ATGAACGGGGATGGGCCTCCGCTGCCGGATCCGGCCGGACATCCGCTGCCGGGTGCTGCCGGACATCCGCTGTCGGGTCCGGCCGGACATCCGGTCGGACGCGATCACGACCTCGGACTGATCCGGGAGTTGGTCGACGAGGCCATGGTCTCCGGCGGGGCACTGCTGCTGTCCGGGGATCCCGGTGTCGGCAAGACGGTGTTGCTGGACGCCGCGGCCGAACAGGCTCACGGCGCGGGCATGCGGGTCGTGCGAGCCGCCGGGGTGGAGTTCGAGAGCACCATCACTTTCGCGGGGCTCCATCAGGTCCTCCAGCCGCTGCTGCCCGGACTCGATCGGCTGACCGACCCGCACCGCACCGCCCTGAGTGTCGCGCTGGGCCTGGACCAGGGCGCGCCTTCCGATCAACTGCTGGTGTCGAACGCGGCGTTGACCCTGCTCGTCCAGGCCGCCGTGGAGCGGCCGTTGCTGGTGATCGTCGACGATCTTCCGTGGCTGGATCGCGCCAGCGCCGTGGTGCTGGGCTTCGTCGCCCGCCGCCTGGGCGGCAGCCGGGTCGGCTTCCTCGGCGCGTTCCGGTCGGACGAAGGCAGCTTCTTCGAAGGCGGCGGGCTGCCCCATCACCACGTACAGCCTCTCGATACGACCGCGGCGGCGGCGTTGATCCAAGCTCGTTCCCCTTCCCTGGCCCCTCGCGTGCGCGAGCGTCTGCTGGCGGAGGCGCAGGGCAACCCGCTGGCCCTGCTGGAACTGCCCCTCGCTCTCAGTGCCCCGCAACGCTCCGGATCCGGCGTGCCCGACCTGCTGCCGCTGAGCCGCCGCCTCCAGGCCGTGTTCGCGTCCCGGGTCGAGGCGCTGCCCGCCGCGACCCGGCTGTTCCTCCTTTACGCGGTCCTGGACGGCACCGGCGATCTGCACGTCCTTGCGTCGGCCGGTTTCGAGCGGACCGGGATGGAAGACCTGGCGATCGCGGAGCGGGCCGGACTCGTGTACGTGGACGAGGGCACCGGCCGACTGGCGTTCCGCCATCCCCTGACGCGCTCCGCCGTCGTGGAGCTCTCCACCAGCGGCCTGCGCCGCGAGGTACACCGTGCCCTGGCCGAGCAGCGGGCCGACCGGCCCGAGCGACGCGCCTGGCACCTCGCCCACGCCACGGTCGAGCCCACCGAGGAAGTCGCGGTCCTCCTTGAGGAGTTGGCGCGCGACAACGTACGGCGTGGCGACGCGGGCGGTGCCATCGCCGCGCTGCTGCGCGCCGCGGAGCTGAGTCCGCGCGGCTACGAACGCAGTCGCCGGATCGCCGAGGCCGCCTACCTCGGCGCGGATCTGACCGGTGATCTGCGTGATGTGCCCCGACTGCTCGAAGAGGCCCGGCTGGCCGACGGCGGCCGGGCCGGCCCGCTGGTCGCCGCGGTCGCGGCGGCGCACCACATCCTCCTCAGTGGTGAGGGCGACCTGGACACCGCCCACCGGCTGCTCGTCGGCGCGATCGAGATGCAGCACCAGCCGTACGACGCGACCGACGCCACCATGAACGACGCGCTGTACACCCTCGCCTGGCTGTGCCAGAACAGCCAGCGTCCGGAGCTGTGGGAACCGCTGCACCGGGCGCTCAGCCTGCTGAAACCGGAGATCCCGGACCAGCTGGCCCTGACCCTCAGCACCATGGCCGACCCGGCTCGGACGGCACCGCCCGCGCTCGGGAGGCTCGATCAGGTCATCACCTCCCTCGACCAGGATGCCGACCCCGTCCGAGTCGTCAGGACCGCCATGGCATCCCTGTACGTGGACCGGCTGCCGGGGTGCAGGACGGCGTTGCGGCGCGTGCTCCGCGACGGGCGGGACAACCTCATGCTCACCGTGGAGATCCAGGGACTGGTCTACCTGGGCAGAGACCAGTTCGCGGCAGGTGAGTGGGACGAGCTGGAGACGCAGGCGGCCCAGGGCCGGGACCTGGGTGAAGCCCACAGCTACCAGCTGCTGTCGACGGAGTTCCTGTACCAACGGGCACTGGTGGCCGCCGCGCGCGGTGACGAAAAGGCCACCAGGGCACTGACGGACGAGATGACCCTGTGGGCGACACCGCGCGGTGTGAGTTCGTACCTCTCGTGCGCCTCGCACGCCAGGGCGCTCGCCGCGCTCGGCCGCGGCCGCTTCGAGGACGCCTACCGGCACGCGTGCGCCATCAGCCGCGCGGGTGAGCTCGCCTCGCACGTTCCTCCTGCCCTGTTCGTCATCATGGATCTGGTCGAGGCCGCGGTCAGAACGGGCCGGGTCGAGGAGGCGGCGGCTCATGCCGCGGCGGCACGCGAGGCCGGTATCGCCGCGATCTCGCCACGGCTCGCCATGCTCGTGAACGCGTCGGCGGCGATCGCCGCAGTGGACCACCCCGACGCGATCGAGCTGTTCGAGGAGGCGCTCGCCGAACCCGGCACCGAACGCTGGCCCTTCGAACGCGCCCGGGTCCAACTCGCGTACGGCGAACGTCTCCGCCGGGCGAAATCCACCACGGAAGCGCGCACCCGTCTCGGCGACGCGATCGACACCTTCGAGAGACTCGGCGCCCTCCCCTGGGCAGCCCGCGCAGGCAACGAACTGCGGGCGACCGGCCTGTCCCTCGGGGCCGCCGCCGTCACCGGGCCGGCGTCACTGACGCCACAGCAACGGGAGATCGCCATGCTCGCGGCGGCCGGCCTCACCAACAAACAGATCGCCGAACGCCTCTTCCTCTCCCCACGCACCGTCGCCGCGCACCTGCGCCAGCTCTTCCCCAAACTTGGCGTGGCCTCCCGAGCCGCCCTGCGCGACGCATTGGCGGACACGCCTCCCGAGTAG
- the htpX gene encoding zinc metalloprotease HtpX codes for MQSRFQADPRLTVRMGTTLFLLGLLYVVFVAALIVLLKSWVLVVVVAAALLGAQYWFSDRIALFAMRGRIVEREEYPRLHGVVDRLCAVADMPKPLVAVSDMDMPNAFATGRNPDHAVLCVTTGLLRRLEPDELEGVLAHELSHVAHKDVAVITVASFLGVIAGLIVRFAFYSQLLGGGRRDQNTALVFMAVMTVSAAVYAISFLLIRALSRYRELAADRAAAQLTGRPSALASALTKVTGDIARIPTKDLRTAQAFNAFYFTPALGAEPGVAKYFSTHPSLEQRLEQLARISAELGEAATPGKAD; via the coding sequence ATGCAGAGCCGCTTCCAGGCCGACCCGCGGCTGACCGTACGAATGGGAACCACGCTGTTCCTGCTCGGACTGCTGTACGTGGTGTTCGTGGCCGCGCTGATCGTGCTGCTGAAGTCCTGGGTACTGGTCGTGGTCGTCGCCGCGGCGCTGCTCGGCGCGCAGTACTGGTTCTCGGACCGGATCGCACTGTTCGCCATGCGTGGGCGGATCGTGGAGCGGGAGGAGTATCCGCGGCTGCACGGGGTGGTCGACCGGCTGTGTGCCGTCGCCGACATGCCGAAGCCGCTCGTCGCCGTCTCCGATATGGATATGCCCAACGCCTTCGCGACCGGGCGGAACCCCGATCACGCGGTGCTCTGTGTGACCACCGGGCTGCTACGGCGGCTCGAACCCGATGAGCTCGAAGGTGTACTGGCGCACGAGCTGTCGCACGTGGCGCACAAGGACGTCGCGGTGATCACCGTCGCTTCCTTCCTCGGGGTGATCGCCGGGCTGATCGTCCGGTTCGCCTTCTACTCGCAGCTTCTGGGCGGCGGGCGCAGGGATCAGAACACGGCCCTGGTGTTCATGGCCGTCATGACGGTCTCGGCGGCCGTGTACGCGATCAGTTTCCTGCTGATCCGGGCGCTGTCCCGGTACCGCGAGCTGGCCGCCGACCGGGCCGCGGCCCAGCTCACCGGGCGGCCCTCGGCGCTGGCGTCCGCGCTGACCAAGGTCACCGGGGACATCGCCAGGATCCCGACCAAGGACCTGCGGACGGCCCAGGCCTTCAACGCCTTCTACTTCACCCCCGCCCTCGGCGCCGAACCTGGCGTGGCGAAGTACTTCTCCACCCACCCGAGCCTGGAGCAGCGGCTCGAACAACTGGCACGTATCTCGGCGGAGCTGGGTGAGGCGGCGACCCCGGGGAAGGCCGACTGA
- the glnA gene encoding type I glutamate--ammonia ligase gives MFQNADEAKKFIADEDVKFVDVRFCDLPGVMQHFTVPAEAFDPTEELAFDGSSIRGFQAIHESDMALRADLTTARVDPFRRDKTVNINFFIHDPITGEQYSRDPRNVAKKAEAYLASTGIADTAYFGPEAEFYVFDSVRFQTTSNESFYHVDSEAGAWNTGALEDNRGYKVRYKGGYFPTPPVDHFADLRAEISLELNKSGLNVERQHHEVGTAGQAEINYKFNTLLAAADDLQLFKYIVKNVAWRNGKTATFMPKPIFGDNGSGMHVHQSLWANGDPLFYDEAGYAGLSDTARYYIGGILKHAPSLLAFTNPTVNSYHRLVPGFEAPINLVYSQRNRSAAMRIPITGSNPKAKRVEFRAPDSSGNPYLAFSALLLAGLDGIKNKVEPAEPIDKDLYELAPEEHAGVAQVPTSLPAVLDSLERDHEFLLQGDVFTSDLIETWIDYKRTNEIAPLQLRPHPHEFELYYDV, from the coding sequence ATGTTCCAGAACGCCGACGAGGCCAAGAAGTTCATCGCGGACGAGGACGTCAAGTTCGTCGACGTCCGCTTCTGCGACCTGCCTGGTGTGATGCAGCACTTCACGGTGCCGGCAGAGGCCTTCGACCCGACCGAGGAACTGGCCTTCGACGGCTCCTCGATCCGCGGCTTCCAGGCCATCCACGAGTCCGACATGGCGCTCCGCGCCGACCTGACCACCGCGCGCGTCGACCCGTTCCGCCGCGACAAGACGGTCAACATCAACTTCTTCATCCACGACCCGATCACGGGCGAGCAGTACTCCCGTGACCCGCGCAACGTGGCGAAGAAGGCGGAGGCGTACCTCGCGTCGACCGGTATCGCCGACACCGCGTACTTCGGCCCCGAGGCCGAGTTCTACGTGTTCGACAGCGTGCGGTTCCAGACCACCTCGAACGAGTCGTTCTACCACGTCGACTCCGAGGCGGGCGCCTGGAACACCGGCGCGCTGGAGGACAACCGCGGCTACAAGGTCCGCTACAAGGGCGGTTACTTCCCGACCCCGCCGGTCGACCACTTCGCCGACCTGCGCGCCGAGATCTCCCTGGAGCTGAACAAGTCCGGGCTGAACGTCGAGCGCCAGCACCACGAGGTGGGCACCGCCGGCCAGGCCGAGATCAACTACAAGTTCAACACGCTGCTCGCCGCGGCCGACGACCTCCAGCTCTTCAAGTACATCGTGAAGAACGTCGCCTGGCGCAACGGCAAGACCGCGACCTTCATGCCGAAGCCGATCTTCGGTGACAACGGCTCGGGCATGCACGTCCACCAGTCGCTGTGGGCGAACGGCGACCCGCTGTTCTACGACGAGGCCGGTTACGCGGGCCTGTCGGACACCGCCCGCTACTACATCGGCGGCATCCTCAAGCACGCCCCGTCGCTGCTGGCCTTCACCAACCCGACGGTGAACTCGTACCACCGCCTGGTCCCGGGCTTCGAGGCGCCGATCAACCTGGTCTACTCGCAGCGCAACCGCTCCGCGGCCATGCGTATCCCGATCACGGGCTCGAACCCGAAGGCCAAGCGCGTCGAGTTCCGCGCGCCCGACTCCTCCGGCAACCCGTACCTCGCCTTCTCGGCGCTGCTGCTCGCGGGCCTCGACGGCATCAAGAACAAGGTCGAGCCGGCCGAGCCGATCGACAAGGACCTCTACGAGCTGGCCCCCGAGGAGCACGCGGGTGTCGCCCAGGTCCCGACCTCGCTCCCGGCGGTCCTCGACTCGCTGGAGCGGGACCACGAGTTCCTCCTCCAGGGCGACGTCTTCACGTCCGACCTGATCGAGACGTGGATCGACTACAAGCGCACGAACGAGATCGCCCCGCTGCAGCTGCGTCCGCACCCGCACGAGTTCGAGCTCTACTACGACGTGTGA
- a CDS encoding RDD family protein: MDNRQAIGSWLSGPRAAAEEAGADFGYRGEQLGLPESGPGSIARPGRRLGALAVDWGLCLLIAYGLITDGYGQATGNWALAVFFVVSVLTVGTIGFTPGKRLFGLRVVALDTGTVNPLRVLVRTALLCVALPALIWDRDGRGLHDRLARTVEIRT, translated from the coding sequence GTGGACAACAGGCAAGCAATCGGATCGTGGCTCTCCGGCCCCCGCGCGGCCGCGGAGGAAGCCGGTGCCGACTTCGGATACCGCGGCGAGCAGCTGGGCCTGCCCGAGTCGGGCCCCGGCTCGATCGCCCGCCCGGGCAGGCGCCTCGGCGCCCTGGCCGTCGACTGGGGCCTGTGCCTCTTGATCGCATACGGCCTGATCACCGACGGCTACGGCCAGGCGACCGGAAACTGGGCGCTGGCCGTCTTCTTCGTCGTGAGCGTCCTGACCGTCGGCACGATCGGCTTCACCCCGGGCAAGCGCCTGTTCGGCCTCCGCGTCGTCGCCCTGGACACCGGCACGGTCAACCCGCTCCGCGTCCTCGTGCGCACGGCCCTCCTGTGCGTCGCCCTCCCGGCGCTGATCTGGGACCGCGACGGCAGGGGGCTGCACGACCGCCTGGCCCGCACGGTCGAGATCAGGACCTGA
- a CDS encoding DUF4191 domain-containing protein yields the protein MARKEPAADAANPGRLKQIALTYKMTRKADSKIGLVLAAVGIVTLGVFLAIGFLIGHPVYLGILGFLLAFLAMAIVFGRRAERAAFGQMEGQPGAAAAVLDNVGRGWTTTPAVAMNRSQDVVHRAVGKAGIVLVAEGNPNRVKSLVAAEKKKMARIVADVPVHDILVGTGEGQVELKKLRTTMLKLPRVLTGPQVTATNDRLRALGDLMSNMPLPKGPMPKGMRMPRGGPKMR from the coding sequence ATGGCGAGGAAGGAACCCGCAGCGGACGCTGCGAACCCCGGGCGACTCAAGCAGATCGCCCTGACTTACAAGATGACCCGCAAGGCCGACTCAAAGATCGGTCTTGTACTCGCGGCTGTCGGAATCGTCACCCTTGGTGTCTTCCTCGCGATCGGCTTCTTGATCGGCCACCCGGTCTATCTGGGCATTCTCGGCTTCCTGCTCGCCTTCCTCGCGATGGCGATCGTCTTCGGACGCCGGGCCGAGCGGGCGGCGTTCGGGCAGATGGAGGGCCAGCCGGGCGCGGCCGCCGCGGTGCTCGACAATGTCGGGCGCGGCTGGACGACCACCCCGGCGGTGGCGATGAACCGCAGCCAGGACGTGGTCCACCGGGCCGTCGGCAAGGCCGGCATCGTGCTGGTCGCCGAGGGCAACCCGAACCGGGTGAAGAGCCTGGTGGCGGCCGAGAAGAAGAAGATGGCCCGCATCGTCGCGGACGTGCCGGTGCACGACATCCTCGTCGGCACGGGCGAGGGTCAGGTCGAGCTCAAGAAGCTCCGGACGACGATGCTGAAGCTGCCCCGCGTCCTGACCGGCCCCCAGGTCACCGCGACCAACGACCGGCTGCGGGCCCTTGGCGACCTGATGTCCAACATGCCCCTCCCGAAGGGCCCGATGCCCAAGGGCATGCGGATGCCGCGCGGCGGCCCGAAAATGCGCTGA